TGGCTCACAACGAATCGAAATAGAGGCCATTCTGCTATTCCAATTTCCTGATTTGCCATGCGTTTACGCATCTTGTTAATCTCATTTTCAATCTCATTTGGTGAAAGATCACTTATATCTATGAACTCGACTGCTTGGCTCGCATCAACTGTTCCGATTCTTTGACATCCTGAATCATCAATTGTCGCTCTTAGCATTGGGTGACGCTCGACCAGCATGACTACCGCACGAGCAAATCGATCTCGATTCAAGTCTTCAACTTCCCACTCAAAGTACCCTTGACAACCTATATCTCCATAATTGAAATCAGAGCCACGACCTATCCATAAAGCTTGTTGATATTCAGTGAGATTGAAGGGCTCTAATTGCTGATCAATAGGCAGATTCTCAAATTTTGGCATGTCAATTGTCTGAGAGATAGTTGATAGATGTAATAGGTTCGAGAATACTGGATTTTCAAGAAAGGGGCTCATTTCGATGTTGATTCCATACTTGTAAGTCAAATCCCCTAGCATCCGCATAGCTCGCAAAGAATCTCCGCCTTCTTGAAAGAAATTAGATTCAAGAGTGATCTCATCACATCTAGTCCATGCCAACCAACATTCACGCAAAGCAGTCTCATTTTTCGTAGACGGGTAAAAAGCTGTGTGTACTTTATCTCGCTCCACTAGATTGGAACGTAATGCAGCATAATCAACCTTATCATTGTATCCTAGAGGCAACTTTGTTGTTCTAATCTGACTAGGTTGTGCAGCAGGATGTAACTTTTTACTAAGATATTGCCTAACCTCATTTTTGACGTTCTCAGCATTTGGAGCCGTCTCAATAAATAGTTCAAGTATTTCTCCAGCGCTATCATTGAAGCAAAGAGCAGCAGCTTTTGCCACACCTGAAACTTCAAGTGCAGTTATTTCAATTTCTGCTAAGTCCACTCTATGCCCTCTTATCTTCACAAGTGCATTTGAACGTCCGAAAATTTCGACAGTTCCATCCAAACTCATACGTGCTCGATCTCCGGAACTATATTGCAGTTTCGAAGTTGTATCCAATTCATTTGGGCGAAATGATTTTTGAGTTTCTTTATAATCTATATAACCCTTGGACAGTGTTTCACCAGTAATAATCAATTCACCAATACAGCACGCTGGCAACTCTCTTCCATCATCATCAACCACATACATGTTTACACCAGGTACTGCGCGTCCAACACTAGGTAACAATGTACGACGCGACGCTTCAGATAAATCCTCTATAGATACAACAGCAGCTTCTGCAGATCCATAGACGTTAAGTACACGATATTCTGTCTTCGGCCACTGCTTACAACGTTCACCTGCAACTAGCATTGTCTGTAAACCACTATGAAAACCGTTAGCCCAGAGAGCTTCTGCAATTGATGTCATAACTAGCGTGTTTGTGATATTGGTTTTAGTGAACCAGTGTGCCAGCAACTTAATATCTTTCAAAACATCAGATGATGGGATGCATACAGTTCCGCCGGCACAAAGCACTGGAAGCGGATCTACTTCGATCATTCCATATCCAGGCGACGATAGCCATGATCCTCTAGAATTTGTGCCTAGCTCAGCAGTGTCAATGATAGTATCAATTGTAGCTGCCATCCCGCTGTAAGATAAACAAGCTGCCTTAGGTCGTCCAGTAGTTCCCGAAGTACCTGCAATGAAACACACATCATTGTCAGTTTTGATCCATTCATCGTTTTCTTGTTTAAGCTGTGTGTGCTCATATATTCCTTTATCAAAATCTAGTACAGGATAGCTTGTTAGACTACGTGCTCTGTCTATTACATTGACAGCAGAAATTATAGCGTCAGGACTACATTCATTCAGAAAGTCTCGTATCCGATCATCAGGATTTGTCAAATCTATAAGTACACAGGTTCCACCCATACGTTGGGTTGCGATCACAGAGATTAAGTGTTTCCAACTCCGTTCAATGAATATGGCAATTCTGGGATATGCCTCCTGAGTGTTTATTTGTTCACGCACCTGCTGTATAACTGATTCTGATGCTTTCCAAAGTTCGTCATAGGTTAATATTTTCCCACTCACATCATCTAAAATTGCCATACTTAATGGATTTTTCTGCTTGTGATTGTAGATGTGTTCAATCATGGACTTGTGCTGACGCTGTATGTATTTAGGGCGGGTAGGTAAACTATCGACTGCAGGTATAACCTTTTTATCTTTAAGAGCTTTCTCAAATGCAAAAGTCGTAATTTTACACAAATGCGCAAACATATTGGAGTCAATACAATCACCCTTGATGGAAAGTGTACAACGCCCATTTTGGGCTAGCAGCCATATTGATGATTCTTCTGACAAGTTACTCTTAATATTCGACACCTCAATGTCCAGAGTTATACCATTAAGTCTTGGTATTTCACTGTTATAACGTAGATTATGTATGAAAGCATGGACATCGTTGATATCATGTAGTTTAGTCGTGTCAATTTCGATATAAGTTGGAGATTCATCGGTAGTTATACCCACGTTTACTCGACCTTCAGAACTGAGTAACGAACCAAGAATTGCTGCAGTCACAATAGTATTATCAAGGGTTGCAGTATGTCCCTCAGGCAAAATAATCTCCTCTTCAATTCGCTCAATCCTTGTTAATCTGCTGGTTGCATAAGATTTGAATGCATCTAAAACTGTCCGATTAATACTCGAATCTACATCCATGATCATCCTAGCAGGTTTTTGTTTATTAATTGTGTACATGCGAATGCCTCCATTAGATAAATAGATACATATTACTATTTTTTTATTGATAGAAATTTTTATTATTAGCCTAGAAGAGTA
This genomic stretch from Fictibacillus marinisediminis harbors:
- a CDS encoding AMP-binding protein, translating into MYTINKQKPARMIMDVDSSINRTVLDAFKSYATSRLTRIERIEEEIILPEGHTATLDNTIVTAAILGSLLSSEGRVNVGITTDESPTYIEIDTTKLHDINDVHAFIHNLRYNSEIPRLNGITLDIEVSNIKSNLSEESSIWLLAQNGRCTLSIKGDCIDSNMFAHLCKITTFAFEKALKDKKVIPAVDSLPTRPKYIQRQHKSMIEHIYNHKQKNPLSMAILDDVSGKILTYDELWKASESVIQQVREQINTQEAYPRIAIFIERSWKHLISVIATQRMGGTCVLIDLTNPDDRIRDFLNECSPDAIISAVNVIDRARSLTSYPVLDFDKGIYEHTQLKQENDEWIKTDNDVCFIAGTSGTTGRPKAACLSYSGMAATIDTIIDTAELGTNSRGSWLSSPGYGMIEVDPLPVLCAGGTVCIPSSDVLKDIKLLAHWFTKTNITNTLVMTSIAEALWANGFHSGLQTMLVAGERCKQWPKTEYRVLNVYGSAEAAVVSIEDLSEASRRTLLPSVGRAVPGVNMYVVDDDGRELPACCIGELIITGETLSKGYIDYKETQKSFRPNELDTTSKLQYSSGDRARMSLDGTVEIFGRSNALVKIRGHRVDLAEIEITALEVSGVAKAAALCFNDSAGEILELFIETAPNAENVKNEVRQYLSKKLHPAAQPSQIRTTKLPLGYNDKVDYAALRSNLVERDKVHTAFYPSTKNETALRECWLAWTRCDEITLESNFFQEGGDSLRAMRMLGDLTYKYGINIEMSPFLENPVFSNLLHLSTISQTIDMPKFENLPIDQQLEPFNLTEYQQALWIGRGSDFNYGDIGCQGYFEWEVEDLNRDRFARAVVMLVERHPMLRATIDDSGCQRIGTVDASQAVEFIDISDLSPNEIENEINKMRKRMANQEIGIAEWPLFRFVVSQISPQISRIHFNIDLLIADAWSIFQVIIPDIIDLYSKEETELPPIHTTFQDYVAYRNKVKHSAQYHSHREYWLEKIHKLPDAPKLPQLEQIETGAPVRFERFEGTLEKEKWELLKSQGQERKISPSGVVALVFCEALSSWSEKDQFTLNLPISDRMSINDDINFVVGDFTNPLLVPYEVAADDTLQTRGQLLQEAIWQALDHRLFTGVEVLRELSRLKRTGPKPLMPVVLTSLLGHQGRHDVSLLGREVFGTSQTPQVTLDVQVRESKGTLHFKWDYIVGVIRPDVIEEMFSSFCDLLNQLADEPGIWNQSLLDV